The region GGTCGAGTCGCGTTTCGGGATGGTGACCGTCAAGATGCCGTTGTTGAGTGATGCTGTTACGTCGTCCGGGTCGACTGGATCTGGAAGCCGAATGCGACGACTGAACGATGTCACCTCTCGTTCACGGCGAATGTACTCCGCCGTCGCGTCGGCCAGTTGCGTTCGCTCATCGCCTTCGGTCTCGTCGCCGACCTCCTCATCAGTATCGGGTTCGTCATCGATTTCGTGTCGTGGCGTTCGCACCTGCTCGCGCTCGCCACTGATCTCGAGTGTCTCCCCACGGAGTCTCGTCTCGAGGTCGTCGGTCTCGAATCCGGGGACGTCGACGGTGACGACGAACGAATCGCCGTGATCGGCGAGATCCAGCCGTATCGCCGACTCGCCGACGGAAAGATCGAGGTGGCTTCTGGTGTCGAACTCGGATTCCCAGGACCGGACGGCCGTCTCGAGTTGTCGATTCAATCGCTCGAGGAGTTCCTCGAGCCCCTCCAGTGGATTCGATCTGTCTTCCATGGTTCTCGTGAGATGTTCACTACCAATCACAAAAAAGGCCACTCATAGCGTGAGTGAGCCTCTCTGCGTCGAATGTGTTGAACTGCGTGATTGCGGCAGAACCGAGGGAGGGGCTGGTCGTTTTTAGGCTCCTCGCCGTAGGAAGAGGTATGGATTCAGCACTATTCGTCGTCAGCGAGGAAGGCTACTGGGGAGAGGAATGTATCGAACCGCTCGAGACGCTCTCGGATGCCGGACTCGAGATTACGGTCGCGACGCCGTCGGGCGGTCCCCCGGAACTCGACGAGACGTCGGCCGACCCCGACGAGGTCGGGGAGGAAACCGCCGAGCACGTCCGAGAGGTTCACGAGAACGACGAGCGATTGAACGATCCGATTCCGACCGCGCGGGCGGACGCCGAGGCGTACGACGCCGTCGTCTTCCCCGGCGGCCACGGCACCGAGTGGGACGTCAACCAGGACAGTGACGCCCGCAGACTCCTCCGCGACGCTGTCGCTGGTGACAACGGCAAGGCGCTCGTTGTCTGTCACGCCGTCGGCATTCTCGCGTTCGCTCGTGATAGTCAGGGCGCGTTCGTCGTCAACGGCCGCGACGTGACCGGCTTCCCGAACGAGTGGGAAGAAGACATCGTCGACGAGAACGACGTCA is a window of Natronorubrum sediminis DNA encoding:
- a CDS encoding Hsp20/alpha crystallin family protein, producing the protein MEDRSNPLEGLEELLERLNRQLETAVRSWESEFDTRSHLDLSVGESAIRLDLADHGDSFVVTVDVPGFETDDLETRLRGETLEISGEREQVRTPRHEIDDEPDTDEEVGDETEGDERTQLADATAEYIRREREVTSFSRRIRLPDPVDPDDVTASLNNGILTVTIPKRDSTSGSHTIDIE
- a CDS encoding type 1 glutamine amidotransferase domain-containing protein, with protein sequence MDSALFVVSEEGYWGEECIEPLETLSDAGLEITVATPSGGPPELDETSADPDEVGEETAEHVREVHENDERLNDPIPTARADAEAYDAVVFPGGHGTEWDVNQDSDARRLLRDAVAGDNGKALVVCHAVGILAFARDSQGAFVVNGRDVTGFPNEWEEDIVDENDVMPTGRKLPYWVEDEVIAAGGNWDAELEADTSVTVDGDLVTARGPESSSAAAQTLLEELDA